The sequence below is a genomic window from Coriobacteriia bacterium.
GCAGCGGGAGCATCACCTGAAACTCGAAGGTCAAGGTGCCCACAATCGCCATCATGATCAAGACGTCGAAGATCAGAGGGTTGCCCCGCACGTAGGCGAAGCCCTCGCGAATCTGCCCCTTCGCGGCGACCACGAGTTGGTCGCGATGAAGCGCCGTCCCCTTCATCAGCCACAGACACCACAGAACGGCTAGGTAGGACAGGCCGTTGATGATGAAGCACGGGGCCAGACCGATAGTCACGATGAGCAATCCGGCAAGCGCTGGCCCGATGACGCGACAGAGGTTCACCTCAAGTGCGTTGAGCGTGACTGCGTTGCGCAGGGTGTCAGGCCCGACAAGCTCGTGGACGAACGACTGGCGCGTCGGGTTGTCCAGCGCGTTGGTAGTGCCGAGAAGCAGCGCGAGTATGTAGAGCATCCAGAGCCGAACGGTGCCCGTGGCTACGAGCGTGCCCAACGTCAGCGCAAGCGTGGCCGCGAAACCCTGTGTAAGAAAGAGAAGCTTGCGCTTCGAGAAGCGGTCGGCGAGAACTCCCCCGTACGGTGCCAAGAAGAGCACCGGGAGGAACTGCAGCGCGATGACGATACCCAGCGCCGAGCCCGAGCCCGTAATCTTGAGCACGAGGAGCGACTGCGCAACGCCCTGCATCCACGTGCCGGTCAGCGAGATCGCCTGTCCGATGAAGAACAAGCGGTAGTTGCGCACCTTGAGCGACGAGAACGTCGAGCGCGCCCAACGGCGCAAGGGGTTCACCGGGCTGGGTCCGTACTGGATGGTAGCTTCCGAGTTACTCAAGGCCGTATCCGAGCATGGCATGGAGATGTGAGCGAAGGGTGCGAATTACGAGGCTCCAATGGTCTGGGAACCATATTATAGCGCGTGGCTCAATCTCGTTGGCGTGCTCGTGGGCCCTCTAGGCCCACGACGTCGCTTGCGCGTCAGGCGGGAACCGTAGGCTTGCGCGATGCGTCGATGCTCTCGATGTACTGGACCAGGGCCATGTCGTGCACCTGTATGTGGTCGCGCAGCCACGTGCACACCAGCGGCGCGAGCTGTGCCGGCGTGACGTCCTCGCCGTTGAAGTAGCGAGCGCTTATCGAGAGGGTCTCGACGCTGAGCTGTTCGTGCAACGAGCGATGCGGGCCTGCCATCGGATAGCGGTACTCCCGCATGATCGCCTCTTCGTCGTTGAAGTGCTCTACGACGTAGCCGATCAGTCCGTAGACAGCGTCGGAGACGGTGCCTTCGTCATCTGGAGAGTTCTCGATCGCAGCCTCAAGCTTGTTTGCGAGCGCAAAGAGGCTCCGATGCTCGGCGTCCAGAATCTGATGACCGGTTTCAAGTGCAGGATCCCATGCGAAGTACGACACGATGTTCTCCTCGGCAGTCGCCTACCTGCCCCCTTGAGATCTATCGGCAGATGCGATGCAAGGTATTAACGGCCGAGCTCAGCTCAGCCCTTGCCGAGCACTGACCCCACCTCGGCGGGTAGCCCGGCGAGCTGTTCAGCTGACAGCGACTTGATCGCGGCCCAGACCTCGGGGCAGTTCGCTCCGTCGGGGGTCGCGAGTACGACTCGCAAGGCGTCGTCGACCTGGCGACGCTCCGCCTTCTCGTAGGGTAGTTCGAGAGCCTCGAACAGCCATCCGATGTGCCGCTGGTAGCACGTCATCTGCACGCCGCCCCTCTGGGTCATCGCCGGACGCGGGGGCTACTCCTCGGCGCCCGATCCGTCGATGAACGTCGCGAACTCGTCGAGCTCGACTCGGTTGCGCTCACTGCGATTCACGACCGCCGTGTGGTCGATCAGCCCGAAAGCTATGCCGACGACGAAGTGCTTGCCCTCGGCCTCGGGGATCTCGGCGTGGAGCAACTCGCCGTAGCGCACGGCAGTCGCCATGACGCAGGTGGCGAACCCACGGTCCTCGGCAGCGAGGCACAACGTCTGCGCGAACAGGCCGGCGTCGAAGCACGCGTATGCCGGCTCCAGGTCCTCGTCGACAGCCAACAGGATCACGTACGGCGCGCCGTAGAACTCCCACACGCTTGCGGCCGATACCGCGTTGTCGCTGGCGCCGGGTGCCTCGGCAGGCGGGCGTCGGAAGACCATACGCTCGGAGAGGTAGGCGGGCCAGTCCGTGGGCGACGGGATGTCGGGGGTTGGCGGGTCCTCGGCGGCGACTTTCTTGGCGATGGCCGCTTTGAGTCGCTCGAGTGGCTCGCCGCTCAGCACGTAGACGCTCCATCCCTGCGAGTTGGCCCACGACGGCGCCCATTTCGCGAGGTCGAGGATCTGGCCGACCGTCTCGGTGTCCACGGTCTCGGCCAGGAAGGCCCGCGCGCTGCGGCGTTCTCTGATGGCGTGTGAGACTTGCATGGGTTGTTGCCTCCGAAAATGCGTAGCAATCGTCAGAAATGCGTACTAGATGAACCTACCCGTTGGGAGAAGTGGGAGTCGGCTGAAAAACAATCGGCTCGACTCCCTGACCTGCCGAGACACCCCACGTGCGAGCGCCTAGAGCCCTAGTGGACGGGTGCGGTGCCCATAGCGGATGCTTGGACCGCTAGCGAGAGCGAGCGCAGACCGCGCTCGAGAGCCTCCGCGTCGGACTGCTCCACGTTGCCCAGCCACTCCGCAAACGTCGAGTGGCGACCGAAGCGCAGCTCGTTGATGGTCTCGGCGCCCATCGCTGTCGCAGTCACCAACACCCGGCGCCGGTCGACTGTGTCCTGGATCCGCTCGACGTAACCCGGACGTGCAAGCTGGTCGACGATCAGGCTCGCAGAGGGCTGGCCGATGCTCAGCTCGCAGCCAAGCTGCGTCACCGAAATGCCGCCCGGACCGGCCGTGACCACTGCAATCAGGGCCTTGAACTGCGGCATCGTGAGCCCAAGCTCGATCAGCCTAGGGAGCATCACGCGATCCAACGCGCGCGCAATGACGCGATAGCTACTAACGATGCTTGCGTCCACGTCGGTTCGCTGTTGCACGCGCGTCCTCCTGCAGAATCACTTCGCTCATCCGTCAGTTTGCATGAGCAATGGAGGCATCCCCGCGCACCCCCAATAACATCGGCGGCGTCAATGTAGCACCGAAATGCGGCCCGCGGGAGACGCCCAGCTAAGACTGCTCTTTGGCCTGACGCAAGAGCCGCTCCACTACCTCCGAGAAGTGCTCGCGGTCCTCGTCGGTGAACGGGCGCGGTCCGCCGTGTCGGCCGCCAGCGCGCCTGAGCTTCTTCTCCTCATGGCGGATGTGCATCTCGGCGTCGATGGTTGCCATGTGGAAGACGTGTCCGCGTGGGCCGACGGCAGCCGCTCCGCGTCCCAGGACCATGGCGGCCAGGCCGATGTCCTGGGTGACAACGACGTCCCCCGGCTGCAACCGCTCGATAACCGCGAAGTCGGCAGCATCGGCGCCAGAGCTCACCTGAATCGCCTCGACGCCGGAGCGATTCGTGTAGCGGTCCATGTTCTGGGTCCCGTTCGCGACCAGCACGACGGGGATGCCCAGCGCGCGTGCCGCAGTGATTGCCTCGCGGGTCACCGGACAGGCATCGGCGTCGATGAAGAGCGTCGTCATCGGCTTACTTCCTCGGGCGCCGGATCGTCGGCAAGGCGCGCGAACATGACTAGGTCGACGCGCGTGCCGTGTTGCTCGGCGATTGACCGCATGACGCACTCGCGTGAGTAGCCGTTCTTCTCGGCGACTCGCTGCGAGGGAAGATTACGCTCGTGGACGGTGATCTGAAGGCGAGCCAGCGCGAGGGCCTCGAACGCCCAACCGGTCAGCAGCCCCACGGCGCGGGTCGCAACTCCACGCCCGCGGGCGGGCGCGAACAGCCAGTAGCCGATGGTGCCGATCGCCGGGTCGTCGAACGAGCGCTCCACGCCGATCGTGCCCAGAAGCTCGCCTGTGACAGCGTCGGTAACGGCAAAGCTCGCGTCGGCCCCGTCGGCCATCGCCTTGACGCGCGTGGTCACGTAACGCGCGGTCCCTTCGATGGTCTGGTCGAGAGGGATGGACATGTACTCGCGAACGGCCTCATCGGCGAGGTTGACGTGCAGAGGGGCGATATCTCCAGTGCTCAGCGTCCGCAGCGCGACGACCCCATCGCTCAAGGGCGGGTCGGGCGGGACGATGGGCGCAAGGTGGGTCACGTCGTGATCGCTCTCGTGAGTTGCCGAAATGGACGCCGAGCATGTCTAGGTAGTGTGACACAGGATTGGACGCTGAATCAGCCGCTCAGCAGGTCGAATGCAGCATCGGCGACTCACGGCCGAGCCATCTGTTGCCGATACTTAAGCCAAGTAACCGCTCGGTAGGAGTCTTTCGCCTCGATGACATCTCGGCCTACATCGCCGCTCGCCGGCCTCATCTCACTGCGCCACTTGCCTGGCCCGGTGCCTGCGACCGCGCGCAACACGTACGCGATCTCGTGGATGCTCCTGCTGGTGGTCGTGCCGCTGCTCGTTGTCTTCTGGGCGACCGTGCCGGTGATGCGTCAGCTGGTGATCGTGATCGGTGGCGTGCTCGTCGTCATCGCGATTACACAGATCATCCTGATCCGCATCGGCCGCGACGCTTCGGCAGTTCCGATGATGCTGATAGCCGGCTGGTCGATGTTGACGTGGGCCGCGTGGCTCACCGGCGGGCTCTACTCGCCGTCGCTCTACGCGCAGTTTGTCTTCGTAGTCCTCGCCGAGATGTGCAACGGATGGCGCTGGGGGCTGGCCACGCTCGGCTTCTCGCTGTCGACCATCGGCTTCTTCGCCTGGGCGCAACAGGCCGGCATCGTGCCACCGTCCATCATCGCTTCGTCGCTGTACCTGTACGCCGCGATCGTGTGCATCTACCTTGTCGCGCTCTTCATGCTCGAGGCGATGCTCTCCAACGGCATGCGCCGCGCTCAGGACCGGCTCGGCACAGAACTCACGGAGCGCCGAGCGATCGCGCGCCAGCTGCGTGACGTCATCGACAACGCACCGTTCGGCGCATTCATCGGCGAGGTCGACGACGGTTCTATCTGCATCACGCAGACGAACCGCTCGGCCGGACAGATCCTGAATCGCAACGCCGAGGAGTTCGTGAACTGCCGCGCCGAGGAGATCTTCCCGCGGCTCAAAGGCTCCGAGCTACTCACCGAGATCCATCGAGTCGCCGAGGCCGGCGGCACCTACGACCTGCACGACCTGGTCGCCACGATCCGCGACGAGAACCGCATCCTTGACGTCCACGCGTTCCAGATATCGGACTGCAGAGCGGTCGTGTTCTTCAGCGACGTGACCGAGCAGCGCCGATTCGAACGCGAGATGGAGTTCGCCGCGTTCCACGACGAGCTCACCAACCTGCCCAACCGCAAGCTTCTGCTCGACCGGCTGACCATGGCACTTGCCTCCGCCGAGCGCCGAGAGGCAGAGGTGGCCGTGCTCTTCATCGACATGGACAACTTCAAGCCGATCAACGACGAGTTCGGACACCCATTCGGCGACAAGTTGCTCCGCAGCGTTGCCCGTCGCCTTCAGGAGTCGGCGCGCGCAAGCGACACGGTGGCGCGGTTTGGGGGCGATGAGTTCACCGTCGTGCTCCCCGACGTAGCGGATGCCGAGCAGGTCGGCGCGATTGCCCAGAAGCTCGTCTACGCTTTCAGGGAGCCCTTCTCGATCGAGGGCCGCGAGTTGGTTGTCACCCTGAGTATCGGCGTGGCCATCACCACGCCTCTCGATCGCGAGATGGGCTCGCTGCTCGAACATGCGGACATGGCGATGTATCAGATGAAGCGAGCAGGACGAGACGGCTTCCAGATATACGAGCCACGCCGTCCCGCGGCATTGCATCAGGCGCTCTAGCCTGACGCGCCGCTCTCCCAAAGCTCGCAGACCCACTCGACACAGATGGGCGCACGACGCTCCCTCGGCAGCAGACAGCCGGTCTGGGGATGGCAGAACACGCACTTCCGGCTGTCGACCCAGATTGGCAGCGTCGCACGGTACGCCGCCCCTACAGCGTCGGGGCGATGGCTGATCCGAGGGTCGTGAAGCGGCTCAACACCCGCCTCACCCGCCATATAGGCGTCGGGTGTTACGACGAGCGCTCCGCTCCCAACGAGTCGCTCCTCCCACAGCGCGACGTAGTCGGGCAGCCACCCGTCGCCGATGTAGTCGCCGTTCTCGTCGTGGGCGAGATAGATCGCGCAGCACAGCCCGCCACACTCGTTGCAGAGGGCGAAGTTCTCCTCGGCGATCACGGTCTGGGACTCCTTGCTCGTGGGCTTCGGGCAATGAGCGTAGCACCGAGACTGCGCAGCGCGTTTCTTTGAATCCCGCAAGCCGTCCCTCGGGACGGCTTCTTTGCGCCGCTCAACACGCAAAAAGGCCGCCCTGTTGGGCGGCCTTTCGTATTCGCATGGCGGGAGTGACGGGGCTCGAACCCGCGACCTCCGGCTTGACAGGCCGGCGCTCTAACCAGCTGAGCTACACCCCCGCGTGGAGCGGTCCGCCATGCGCGGACAGCAGAGGGGATTCTACCGACAGCACGCATCGTTGTCCATAACCAACTAATCGCTGACCATCGGGTACCATAGACGGCATGAATAAGAACACATCTGACACCCCGGCCAGCCCGCCACGCACTCCCGACGAGCTGCGGCGAATCATCGCCGAGAGCCTCGACGCGCTGGATCGCGCGCGCGCGGTCGACGCCGCGTTGGACGCGGTCGCACGGGGCGACATCGACGTTGCCGACCTGTACACGCTGGTGCTCGGCCCGTACCTCACCGAGGTCGGCTCCCAGTGGCAGCACGGTCAGGAGCGCGTGTGGCAGGAGCACTTCGCCTCGCACGCGATACGCACCATCGTCGAGGCGCTCTATCCCGAAGTCGCTCGGAAAGCCGCCGAGGCGCCCAGTCGTCACGAGACAGTCTTGCTGGTCTGCCCTCCCAACGAGGAGCACGAGTTGGGATTGCGCATGCTCTCCGACCGCTTCGAGATGGCCGGCTACCGCTCGGTCTTCCTCGGCGCCGACACACCCATCGCCGAGATCGTCGAGGCTGCGGGGGCGGTGCACGCCACGATCGTCGCGCTCTCGATCTCGACGGTGTTCGAGCGCGTCGAGCTTCGCTGCTTCGTCGACACGTTGCACGAGCGACTGGCCGGCACGCGCATCATCGTAGGCGGCCCGGCGCTGAAGCACGACCCAGGCGGTTGGGCGGCCGAGGAACTCCTCGACCCGTCTGAACTCGGACTTCCCGGCGCAAGCGCAACGCGGTGAGAGGAATGCTCCCGCTGCGCATAGCTTGGCGTTTCCTGCGCTCAAGCCCCGTCCAGTCCGCGCTCATCTGCGCAGGTATCGCCGTGGGCATTGCCACGCAGATCTTCGTGGGCTCGCTCATCACAAGCCTGCAGATCAACCTGCTCAACACGACGATCGGCTCGGCGGCTCAGGTCAACATCTCGGCCATCAAACAAAGCGATCCCGTGCGGTTCACTCGCGACATGCAGGGCGTCGTGTACGGCGATCCCCGCGTGAAACAGGGGGCGGTCGCCCCAACCACCCAGGCCCCCGCCCTGTTCAGCAACGGAACCGACAGCTCCACCTTGGGGTTGATTGGCGGGGAGCTGAACGAACTCGACGGTATCTACAAGATCAAGTCGCGCACGATCCATGGAGTGGCCTCGATCGGCCCGGGTGAGATCATGCTGGGCAAGGACTTCGCGACCCTGTTCAACGTCAAGCCAGGCGACACGGTATCGCTGAAGTTCCAGAACAACCAGACCGGCTCATTCAAGGTCACGGGCATCTTCGATCTGGGCAGTGCGCAGTTCAACTTGCGCCAAGCGTTTGTCGCGGGCGAGGTCGCGCAGAACGTCAACGGTTGGAGCGGCAATCAGTACTCGATGATCTCGGTGCAACTCAACCACCCCTACGACTCCAAGGCTGTGGCCGCCAACTGGAGCAGCCGTCTTCCGGGCGTTTCGATCACTGAGTGGCAGAGCCAGAACGCGAGCTTGCTCGCCGGGCTGGTCAGCCAAGCCGTGTCCGGCTACATGATTCAGGGTTTCGTGCTGATCGCCGTAGCGCTAGGTATCGCTTCGACGCTGGCCATCGCAGCCGTGCAAAAGACTCGGCAGATCGGCATCCTCAAGGCGATGGGGCTGTCTGACAAACTGTCGGGTCAGATCTTCCTGTGGCAGGCGGTCATCTTGGGACTCGGCGGCTCGCTTGGTGGAGTGATCTCGTCCTTCGCGCTGCTGGCGCTCTTCCGACTCGCACCCGTGCCGTTCTCGATCACGATGGACCCCACGTTCGTAGCCATATCGGCGGCCATCGGCGTGGGCGTCGCGCTGCTCTCCTCGATCATCCCAATCCGTCAGACCTCGCGCTTGGACCCGATCGAGGTGATCCAGAATGGCTGATTGCCCACATGGCCAGCTGCTCGAAGCGTGCAGCCTGGACAAGATCTACGGCGAGGGCGACGCGTCCACCCACGCGCTCAGGGGCGTGAGCTTCGACCTCTGCGCCGGTGAGTTCGCCTCGATCGTGGGACAGTCGGGCTCGGGCAAGTCGACGCTGCTGAACCTGCTTGGCCTGCTCGACTCACCCTCGAACGGCACCGTGAAGTACAACGAGGTCGACGCCGAGAAGCTCGCGAAGCAGGAGAAGGCCCAGCTGCGTAACGGGCTGATCGGCTTCGTTTTCCAGTTCCACTACCTACTGCCCGAGTTCAGCGTCTACGAGAACGTCGCGATGCCGGCTTTTATCGGCGGGAAGCTTGCCGAGACAGAGACGCGCTCTCGCGTCGAGGAGACGCTGTCGATGCTGGGCATCGAGGGCATGAGCGGCAAGAACGCCAACCAGCTCTCCGGTGGTCAGAAGCAGCGAGTGGCCATCGCTCGCGCGCTGATGAACCGACCCGCGATAGTACTCGCCGACGAGCCCACGGGTAACCTCGACACCGTCAACACCAACCTCGTCTACGACCTGTTTCGGCAGATCAACAAGGAGACAGGCACGGCGTTCCTCATCGTCACGCACGACCGTTCGATCGCCGAGCGAACCGACCGCATCCTCGAGATCAGCGACGGCGAGCTCGTACAGGACGTTCGCTCGAGCGAGGTTATCGGGAGCTAGAGAGCGGACGGCGGGTGGTCCTCGCTTGTGGCCGGTGCAGCTTCGGCGACATCGACGGGCGCAAGCGGCGCAGCGGTGGCCGCATCTTCCGGGGCCGCGCGCAGTTCCGGGTCGACGAGCAGCGCGGCTGAGAACAGCTGTGTGCGCACGGTCGGTGATGCGTGAATCGCGCGGCGAACCAGCCTGGCCACCTTCGACCACGGATTGCGCCAGACATCGATCGCTATCGCAACGCCGGCGACGACTGCAGCCGTCCCGGCCGTAACCATGCTCCAGAGGTATGGCAAATCGAGCGGGTTGATCGCCAAGTCAAAGCCGGGAGGCGTCCGAGGCCAGATCAGCGCCGCAGCTGCAGCGACCGCCACTCCCACGCCCAGAATCGCGCACGCCAGCAGAACAAGGACGGGCTGTATGCCCATCACGCGTGATAGTTCCGCCGAGGGCCACTCCCCCGGAGGAGCGCCTGCCTCACGGCGCGCATGTGCGTAGTCTGCCAGCGTCCGACGCCAGTTGCGTTCATGCCAGATCGAAACTGGGATGAACACGAGCAGCAGCACGGCACAGGGCCAGAGTGAGAACTCGAGCGTCGGCAGATACCACGATACGAGCACAGCGCCTCCTCGAAACGGTCGCTGTCAGTATCGCCTACTTCAGGCCCGAACTGACGCCGTTGAAGTCACTGTCGCTAGGTACGCTCATCTTGTCGAGCTCACCTTGGATCGCCGAGAGTTCGGCGTCGATCGCCTTGGCGTCGCTTGCCGAGAGACCCTTGCCCTTGGCTTTGCCTGCCGAAGTCGAGGCCACGCTCTTGGCCGGAGCAGGCGCGACTGTCGCTGCGACCGTGGTCGTCGCGTTAGGGGTGACTGTGGCGGTCACCGTGGCCGCCGACGTCCCGGTCGGCGCTACGGTCGGCCCGCTGCCAAGCGGCGAGGCGGCCTGGCCGCACCCGGCAAGTGCAAGCGCCGCGGCGAACAGCGCGCAGCAGATGACGCGTCGAATCCAACGCCGGCAATCCATCAGTTCGTCCCGCCCGCTGCCTGCGCCGCAGCCTTCTGCGCATTGACGACCGCGCGCAGGTCGACTACCGCCGCGCGAAGGTCGCTACGCGCGGAGCGAAGCTCGGCTGCGGCCTGTCGCCCGATCGCGCGGGCAGCGGCAAACGCGGCCTTCCGGTCGGTGGCCGACGGCACGGCATTGAAAGCGTCGACCGCCTTGGCCTCCAAGTCGGATGCGGCGCTGACATGCGCGCTCGCCGAGTCGAGTAGCGCGCGAGCGGAAGTGACGTCGCCGCCTACGGCAGCGAGCTTGTCGGCAATCCCGCTCACCTTGGCGATACGCGAGGTCAGCCGCGTCGAGACGTTGTCGAACCTCGTCTTGCGGCGCTCGAGCACGGCCGCGATTCTGGCTTCCAATGCCGCGCCAACTCGTGTGCCGACCGTCGACAGGGCAGTCCCGAGCGACTGCGTGGACAAGTTGATACCTGCAAGCGCCCGACCCTTGGGCGAGGCCACCGCGCCGGTGGGCAGCGCAACAGCCAAGGCCATGGCGCATATCAGTAGGATTGCGATTCCGAGCCTGCGTGCCGACATCTCACAC
It includes:
- a CDS encoding MFS transporter, with translation MSNSEATIQYGPSPVNPLRRWARSTFSSLKVRNYRLFFIGQAISLTGTWMQGVAQSLLVLKITGSGSALGIVIALQFLPVLFLAPYGGVLADRFSKRKLLFLTQGFAATLALTLGTLVATGTVRLWMLYILALLLGTTNALDNPTRQSFVHELVGPDTLRNAVTLNALEVNLCRVIGPALAGLLIVTIGLAPCFIINGLSYLAVLWCLWLMKGTALHRDQLVVAAKGQIREGFAYVRGNPLIFDVLIMMAIVGTLTFEFQVMLPLLAKFTFHTTDKSDTILLTVLMSAMGVGAVVGGLATAGRRRASVRALTLASLGFGLSTVAVALSPTAVVAALLMVLVGGFSIVFTSLTNTILQIESLPTMRGRVMSLWSVAFLGSTVVGAPIIGWIGQYANPRWSMATGGAAAVLAAAVGLYAMRGGRHTTLPEGDIAEPSMTEKEDRA
- a CDS encoding cobalamin-dependent protein (Presence of a B(12) (cobalamin)-binding domain implies dependence on cobalamin itself, in one of its several forms, or in some unusual lineages, dependence on a cobalamin-like analog.), with translation MNKNTSDTPASPPRTPDELRRIIAESLDALDRARAVDAALDAVARGDIDVADLYTLVLGPYLTEVGSQWQHGQERVWQEHFASHAIRTIVEALYPEVARKAAEAPSRHETVLLVCPPNEEHELGLRMLSDRFEMAGYRSVFLGADTPIAEIVEAAGAVHATIVALSISTVFERVELRCFVDTLHERLAGTRIIVGGPALKHDPGGWAAEELLDPSELGLPGASATR
- a CDS encoding ABC transporter ATP-binding protein → MADCPHGQLLEACSLDKIYGEGDASTHALRGVSFDLCAGEFASIVGQSGSGKSTLLNLLGLLDSPSNGTVKYNEVDAEKLAKQEKAQLRNGLIGFVFQFHYLLPEFSVYENVAMPAFIGGKLAETETRSRVEETLSMLGIEGMSGKNANQLSGGQKQRVAIARALMNRPAIVLADEPTGNLDTVNTNLVYDLFRQINKETGTAFLIVTHDRSIAERTDRILEISDGELVQDVRSSEVIGS
- a CDS encoding GNAT family N-acetyltransferase, with amino-acid sequence MTHLAPIVPPDPPLSDGVVALRTLSTGDIAPLHVNLADEAVREYMSIPLDQTIEGTARYVTTRVKAMADGADASFAVTDAVTGELLGTIGVERSFDDPAIGTIGYWLFAPARGRGVATRAVGLLTGWAFEALALARLQITVHERNLPSQRVAEKNGYSRECVMRSIAEQHGTRVDLVMFARLADDPAPEEVSR
- a CDS encoding hemerythrin family protein, producing MSYFAWDPALETGHQILDAEHRSLFALANKLEAAIENSPDDEGTVSDAVYGLIGYVVEHFNDEEAIMREYRYPMAGPHRSLHEQLSVETLSISARYFNGEDVTPAQLAPLVCTWLRDHIQVHDMALVQYIESIDASRKPTVPA
- a CDS encoding diguanylate cyclase, which produces MTSRPTSPLAGLISLRHLPGPVPATARNTYAISWMLLLVVVPLLVVFWATVPVMRQLVIVIGGVLVVIAITQIILIRIGRDASAVPMMLIAGWSMLTWAAWLTGGLYSPSLYAQFVFVVLAEMCNGWRWGLATLGFSLSTIGFFAWAQQAGIVPPSIIASSLYLYAAIVCIYLVALFMLEAMLSNGMRRAQDRLGTELTERRAIARQLRDVIDNAPFGAFIGEVDDGSICITQTNRSAGQILNRNAEEFVNCRAEEIFPRLKGSELLTEIHRVAEAGGTYDLHDLVATIRDENRILDVHAFQISDCRAVVFFSDVTEQRRFEREMEFAAFHDELTNLPNRKLLLDRLTMALASAERREAEVAVLFIDMDNFKPINDEFGHPFGDKLLRSVARRLQESARASDTVARFGGDEFTVVLPDVADAEQVGAIAQKLVYAFREPFSIEGRELVVTLSIGVAITTPLDREMGSLLEHADMAMYQMKRAGRDGFQIYEPRRPAALHQAL
- a CDS encoding ABC transporter permease, whose translation is MLPLRIAWRFLRSSPVQSALICAGIAVGIATQIFVGSLITSLQINLLNTTIGSAAQVNISAIKQSDPVRFTRDMQGVVYGDPRVKQGAVAPTTQAPALFSNGTDSSTLGLIGGELNELDGIYKIKSRTIHGVASIGPGEIMLGKDFATLFNVKPGDTVSLKFQNNQTGSFKVTGIFDLGSAQFNLRQAFVAGEVAQNVNGWSGNQYSMISVQLNHPYDSKAVAANWSSRLPGVSITEWQSQNASLLAGLVSQAVSGYMIQGFVLIAVALGIASTLAIAAVQKTRQIGILKAMGLSDKLSGQIFLWQAVILGLGGSLGGVISSFALLALFRLAPVPFSITMDPTFVAISAAIGVGVALLSSIIPIRQTSRLDPIEVIQNG
- a CDS encoding MarR family transcriptional regulator, encoding MQQRTDVDASIVSSYRVIARALDRVMLPRLIELGLTMPQFKALIAVVTAGPGGISVTQLGCELSIGQPSASLIVDQLARPGYVERIQDTVDRRRVLVTATAMGAETINELRFGRHSTFAEWLGNVEQSDAEALERGLRSLSLAVQASAMGTAPVH
- a CDS encoding YaiI/YqxD family protein, with protein sequence MTTLFIDADACPVTREAITAARALGIPVVLVANGTQNMDRYTNRSGVEAIQVSSGADAADFAVIERLQPGDVVVTQDIGLAAMVLGRGAAAVGPRGHVFHMATIDAEMHIRHEEKKLRRAGGRHGGPRPFTDEDREHFSEVVERLLRQAKEQS
- a CDS encoding nitroreductase, giving the protein MQVSHAIRERRSARAFLAETVDTETVGQILDLAKWAPSWANSQGWSVYVLSGEPLERLKAAIAKKVAAEDPPTPDIPSPTDWPAYLSERMVFRRPPAEAPGASDNAVSAASVWEFYGAPYVILLAVDEDLEPAYACFDAGLFAQTLCLAAEDRGFATCVMATAVRYGELLHAEIPEAEGKHFVVGIAFGLIDHTAVVNRSERNRVELDEFATFIDGSGAEE